The DNA window tattataatatattatttaaatttttccaatgtataaaaataattctgcCATTGTTGCGTATAGTAATATGTGACTTGTGTGTTTCTACTACCTGCAAGACCTGTAGTACCGATAAACACAGCCTCGTCGTTTGGCATCGACGTTCCCGCGCTGGTCTCTTCCTAGCTTATTTATTCTCCTTGCATGAAGTTAGATTGTTCTTTGTCGGGAGGGCGTGAGTTTTCCACGATATTCGCGCGAATATTAACGTGACGATgccgaaaagaaagaatcaagCATTAATAGATTCTGAAAGTAGTGGCAGCGCATCGGAAAGTGGCTCGGATTTggataatgtaaataatataacctTATATACAAATCACACATACTATCTTGTCGATATTGTGTCATTCTCTTATAAAAGgaaacgtttttatttttatcattatgaaaatgaaaatttaataactattaataatttaacccGTAGCCAAATTGTTAAtgcattattaatctttttgacCAAGGAACAATGCGATACATCGAATGGTTTCGTATAACCTACTTCACGATATGCTAttatcacttttctttttctttaaagtcTCCTAccaattttgaaataaactaATGCTTCTTATTCCAATATCGATTTAAGGCAAgcaatcattttatattttattgttttatagatTATGTGATTTTAGATCTTCATATATGTtagatttatttcttcatatatgtttttttccttacatgtgtatatatacatatatatatatatatatatatatatatatatatatgcatttattattGGCAAcacttattattaacaatatacaGCATGACTACTGTGTATTTTCATCTATTCTTAAAACGAATATGcgagataatatttaaacgaagAGTATATAGAATTGTCCGTttgataaatatctttataaatgtAGGATCTACTGTCACTtgccaagaagaagaaaggtaaATCTCAAGATGACTCTCAATCCAATGAAGACAACAATGTCGCTAAGAAAGACGTCAGGCATGATTCTGATACATCAGATTCTGACGATGATTGGGGAGCAAAAACtggaaagagtaaaaagaaaaaagcaccGACTAAAAGAAGTAAACGAAAGATGACAAAATCTAGTAGCGAAGATAGTGGAAGTGAAAAGGAATCTACAAAAGTTTCAGAACCAGAGGAAGGtatgttaaattatttaaattaatcgtcTATTTTCAAGTAAACAagtttcgtttatattttaataaaaagcgTTTCATTATGACAGGTGAAGTCTCAGATTCTGATGCAAGCGTTTCGGATTCTAGTCAAGAGGAATTTAATGATGGTTATGACGACAAATTAATGGGAGATGCGGAAGATCAAGCGAGACTAGCACAAATgactgaaaaagaaagagaacaagaaatttttaaacggatagaacaaagagaaattatGAAAACTAGAtttgaaatagagaaaaaattgaGAATGGCAAAGAAACAAGAACTCAAGAAGCAAAAGGAatcaaagaagaaggaaaagggtgtggaagataaaaagatagatagagcaCCGGATCCTAAGGAGAGAAGTAAAGATCGTAAGAAGACAATAGAGGAGAAACAAGATAAAAAGTTTCATGCAATGTCTTTGCTGAAGGCAAGacgtgaagaaaagaaagaaagaggtaaattgtattatttaataaaatatattataatataattaagttTAATTGTATATTGTGTGAATTGGAAAAAGCttgtacatttattttttagaggaaaaagaaaagcaacgaatagagcagcaacaacaacaatcaaAAGATATAGAAGAGGAGGAATTAGAAGATGATCATAAAGGAGGTGCGAATAAGACAAAGTTGAAAGCTTCAGATATTTATTCCGACGACAGTGGTTCTTCGGACAGTGGAGAAGAGGAAACAAGTAAGCCAGCATCACATCAAAGGTCATCTTCCAGCGAAAGTAGGGATTCTGATTCTGATAATGACAAAAAGttagtattcttatatttacaaaaacatttcaaaggaaattattttaattaaacttctTTCTAAACATTAGATCTGTGACCAGTAACAAAGCTAAACCGAAAAAACCATTATACGTCAGTACTAAAGAAGATTTGAACAAAATCAGATTATCTCGCCATAAAATGGAAAGATTTGTTCATCTTCCATTTTTCGATCGGGTTGTACAAGGTTGCTTTGTTAGAATTGgcattggaaataataatggcaAGGCGGTTTATAGAGTAGCAGAGATCAGCGGAGTTTGTGAGACTggtaaaatttatcaattaggTGGTACAAGAACAAACAAAGGATTGAAATTAAGACATGGTGCTCAGGAACGTGTATTTAGATTAGAATTCGTATCGAATCAAGAATTCACAGAATCTGAATTCTTTAAATGGAAAGAGACATGTGCTTTGCAAGGGATATCAATGCCTACATTCGATGAAGTAGAACAAAAATTGAAGGACATTAAGGAGGCCTTAGTATACGAATTCAAAGAGGaggatattgaaaaaatagtaagagaaaaagaaagatttaaacAAACCCCGTATAATTATGCGATGAAAAAAGCACAATTAATGCGCGAAAGAGATGCAGCCAATTGTAGAGGAGACGATGAAACTGCAAGTCGTCTTAATCAAGAATTGAGTGAACTAGAAGAACGTGCTTCTGAACTTGATAAAATGCGAACAGCAACAATATCAAGTATCTCGTACATAAATGACCGtaataggaaaaagaatgtTGAAGAAGCAGAAAAAGCTATTATGGTAATATCACAGTAACATTCTTAACATAACTaagacatatttttttttttttttttttttaagaaattcaaCTTTTacattatgtaatattttgaatttattaggaagaaataaaagctAATAAGGGGAAGAAAGTAGACGATCCATTCACTAGACGTAGTACGAAACCAAGGATGGTTTATAAACCTGACGATGAGGATACACCTTCTGCGACTGGAGCAAATGAAAAGTCAGGTTCTCAACAAATTGGTGACTCTATTTCAattggaaatgaaaaagaaaatggtcaagaagtaaagaaaaaacaaagcacTGAAGATTTGTTCAATGCTCATGATTTTGATATCACAATAGATTTAGAAGTACCAATCCCAAGTAagtcaatgataatattttaattgtctTCCATTAATTcgtagaaattatatataaaatttttttttattttcagataATCCCGTTAGCGTTTTACCCAAACCTGTCAGTAATATTAAGGATACAGGACCTCGCCGATCCTTAAATTTAGAAGATTATAAGAAGAAACGTGGACTTATCTAACAGTTTATTTACCTTAGACTGAATAATgctgaaattaatttatcaacgTTATGTTATAATAACCGATATAAATATCTTAGCTATTTTTGTCACTATTGAAAGAAGGACAAAATTATAGTATTGCTAGCTGCTCatcataatgattattat is part of the Vespa crabro chromosome 21, iyVesCrab1.2, whole genome shotgun sequence genome and encodes:
- the LOC124431435 gene encoding RNA polymerase-associated protein RTF1 homolog, whose amino-acid sequence is MPKRKNQALIDSESSGSASESGSDLDNDLLSLAKKKKGKSQDDSQSNEDNNVAKKDVRHDSDTSDSDDDWGAKTGKSKKKKAPTKRSKRKMTKSSSEDSGSEKESTKVSEPEEGEVSDSDASVSDSSQEEFNDGYDDKLMGDAEDQARLAQMTEKEREQEIFKRIEQREIMKTRFEIEKKLRMAKKQELKKQKESKKKEKGVEDKKIDRAPDPKERSKDRKKTIEEKQDKKFHAMSLLKARREEKKEREEKEKQRIEQQQQQSKDIEEEELEDDHKGGANKTKLKASDIYSDDSGSSDSGEEETSKPASHQRSSSSESRDSDSDNDKKSVTSNKAKPKKPLYVSTKEDLNKIRLSRHKMERFVHLPFFDRVVQGCFVRIGIGNNNGKAVYRVAEISGVCETGKIYQLGGTRTNKGLKLRHGAQERVFRLEFVSNQEFTESEFFKWKETCALQGISMPTFDEVEQKLKDIKEALVYEFKEEDIEKIVREKERFKQTPYNYAMKKAQLMRERDAANCRGDDETASRLNQELSELEERASELDKMRTATISSISYINDRNRKKNVEEAEKAIMEEIKANKGKKVDDPFTRRSTKPRMVYKPDDEDTPSATGANEKSGSQQIGDSISIGNEKENGQEVKKKQSTEDLFNAHDFDITIDLEVPIPNNPVSVLPKPVSNIKDTGPRRSLNLEDYKKKRGLI